The following are encoded in a window of Castanea sativa cultivar Marrone di Chiusa Pesio chromosome 5, ASM4071231v1 genomic DNA:
- the LOC142637353 gene encoding uncharacterized protein LOC142637353 codes for MMLKLFAIFSERLRRIFGEREIQAMVVLSLSFQTILIVMGYRRKVSTSNNLILLLWSSYLLASWFATVSLSIISNNLGNAENKPIDTKLVITSFWAPFFLLHLAGPDTITAYSLEDNALWRRHALTLASQVGVTVFVIIRAWENTLLNILTVAMMIPGIIKIGERIWVLRSASSENFKATTLRRPDPGPNYARYMEEYRSKKEEGFDVTSGTFIEAPIVSDISIPKPANAKIADAHSLQCAYILFKTFKQLFSDLILSIQDIKNSQSFFQKVQFEEAFKVIEVELGFMYDVFYTKAYKVYSLVGGILRLISFSSTVIVLLVFAIVVDEKSVYSREERMVTYVLLSGAIFLEIYSVLILITSDWSMLWLSKRKTAMVDLWYNSISSVPLLVPKKRWSNTMGQYNLITYCLHRKKPTCRAIQRFLFHYELLEKQRYENSMDVSVDLKKLIFEHLLEKSKIALELKVCKELCACRGERVLKNAKCLDCINKEKNKKQNEDVEVESEVPKDAKCFYELSKENRKTLQDSVEAEFDQSILLWHIATTLCYYSDRNTNSNNSVNCPNYEASKSLSDYMLYLLVMRPILLPNGIEQIRFQDTCAEADEFFYERKSIFDETQACIKLLEVSTEIPPSIVKGDRSKSVLFDGCRLAKSLQCMEYQKKWELVSHVWVEMLCYAATKCRWNHHAQQLIRGGELFTHFWLLMSHLGITEQFQISKGHARAMLVVH; via the exons ATGATGTTAAAGTTGTTCGCCATTTTCTCAGAAAGATTGAGAAGAATTTTCGGTGAACGGGAGATACAGGCTATGGTTGTGCTTAGCCTTAGCTTTCAAACCATCCTCATCGTGATGGGATATAGGAGAAAG GTTTCAACCAGCAACAACCTCATCCTCCTCCTTTGGAGTTCCTACCTGTTAGCAAGCTGGTTTGCAACAGTCTCATTGAGTATAATCTCCAACAATTTAGGAAATGCCGAAAATAAGCCAATTGATACAAAGCTTGTCATAACATCATTCTGGGCTCCATTTTTTCTCTTGCATCTTGCTGGTCCCGACACCATTACAGCATACTCCTTGGAAGACAATGCATTGTGGCGGAGGCACGCCTTAACATTAGCAAGCCAGGTAGGAGTGACTGTGTTTGTCATCATCAGAGCTTGGGAAAATACCCTGCTTAATATTCTTACAGTTGCAATGATGATTCCCGGGATAATTAAGATTGGGGAGAGAATCTGGGTTTTGAGGTCTGCGAGCAGTGAAAACTTTAAAGCAACGACGCTACGTCGTCCTGATCCAGGCCCCAATTATGCGAGATACATGGAAGAATACCGCTCGAAGAAAGAGGAGGGGTTCGACGTTACATCAGGTACATTCATTGAAGCTCCTATTGTATCAGACATTTCCATTCCAAAGCCAGCAAATGCCAAAATTGCAGATGCACACTCTCTTCAATGTGCCTATATATTGTTCAAGACTTTCAAGCAGCTATTTTCTGATCTCATCCTGAGCATCCAAGATATAAAGAACAGCCAATCCTTCTTTCAAAAAGTACAATTTGAAGAAGCTTTCAAAGTGATTGAGGTTGAGCTAGGATTCATGTACGATGTGTTTTATACAAAGGCTTACAAGGTTTATTCCCTAGTGGGTGGCATTCTACGTCTTATCAGTTTCTCGTCTACCGTGATTGTGCTCTTGGTTTTCGCCATTGTCGTTGATGAAAAGAGTGTCTACTCAAGAGAGGAGAGAATGGTCACTTATGTTTTGCTTAGTGGAGCCATCTTCCTAGAGATATATTCAGTGTTGATATTAATTACCTCAGACTGGTCAATGCTTTGGTTGAGTAAGCGCAAGACTGCAATGGTAGATCTCTGGTATAATTCCATTTCATCAGTTCCATTATTGGTTCCAAAAAAGAGGTGGTCCAATACCATGGGACAATACAACCTAATAACATATTGCCTTCATCGCAAGAAACCCACTTGCCGTGCTATCCAGAGGTTCTTATTCCATTATGAGTTGTTAGAGAAGCAACGatatgaaaattcaatggacgTTTCTGTGgatttgaagaaattgatatttgagCACCTTCTAGAGAAATCAAAGATTGCCTTAGAACTTAAGGTTTGCAAGGAATTATGTGCTTGTAGGGGTGAGCGGGTTcttaaaaatgcaaaatgcCTTGATTGCATtaacaaagaaaagaataaaaaacaaaatgaggACGTTGAAGTAGAATCTGAGGTTCCTAAAGATGCAAAATGCTTTTATGAACTGAGCAAAGAAAATCGTAAAACACTCCAAGACAGCGTTGAGGCAGAATTTGACCAAAGCATTCTTCTCTGGCACATTGCAACAACCCTATGTTATTATTCTGATCGGAACACAAACTCAAACAACTCTGTCAATTGTCCAAATTATGAAGCCAGCAAGTCATTATCAGACTATATGCTATATCTTCTAGTCATGCGTCCTATCTTGCTGCCAAATGGGATTGAACAAATCAGGTTCCAAGACACATGCGCTGAGGCCGATGAATTTTTCTATGAAAGAAAATCTATATTTGATGAAACCCAAGCATGCATAAAGTTACTTGAAGTGAGCACTGAAATTCCACCATCTATAGTGAAAGGAGATAGAAGCAAGTCAGTGCTATTCGATGGATGTAGGCTCGCTAAATCATTGCAATGCATGGAATATCAAAAGAAATGGGAGTTGGTAAGTCATGTGTGGGTTGAAATGTTGTGTTATGCTGCGACAAAGTGTCGATGGAACCATCATGCTCAGCAGCTCATCCGAGGCGGAGAGCTATTCACTCATTTCTGGCTTCTTATGTCGCATCTTGGTATAACTGAGCAGTTTCAAATTTCTAAGGGCCATGCAAGGGCTATGTTGGTTGTGCATTGA